Sequence from the Pseudomonas frederiksbergensis genome:
GCACGCCCAGGAAAAATACCCCGCCGGTCAGCAGATACAGAATCCCGCTGAGCCATTTGCCCTGATACATCCGATGTACGCCAAGTACCCCGAGGAACGTGAGCAGGATCCACGCCACGCTGTACTCGATCGGCCCAGGGGTGAATCGCAGGTCCGCTTCGCGGTCCATGGCCGGGATCAAGAACAGGTCGATCAACCAACCGATACCCAGCAGGCCGAAGGTGAAAAACCAGATCGTGCCGGTGACCGGCTTGCCGTAGTAAAAACGGTGAGCGCCGGTAAATCCGAAAATCCACAGCAGATACCCAATGACTTTGCTGTGGGTATCGCGGATTGCTTCCTGCTGATAGCTGTTCATGAGTGGTCTCTTTTGCCTCGATAGAAAAATTTGTTCGGACTTTTTGTGACTTTTTTGTGTCTCGCCGACAAGCGGCACTGGGCGACCCGAGTCGGGGAAACGCCCGTAGTACGGGGCTTGTGTCTGAAAATCGGGCCAAATTGTCGCAATTGTGCGCGGTACACGCTGGGTTTCGGATCGACAAACGGCCTCGGAATGCGAAAAAAAGCTGTTATAAAGTTGCGCGCTAACCTTTATGAGCCCTGCCTAATGCGTCCATTTTTCAAGACATGGCTGACCCTTTGCCTATTATTGCCACTGGCCGCCCACGCCACCAATCGTGAGCAACGTCTTCCCAACATCAATGGCTACACCCCGAAATCCCATGTTTCTGCTCCGTCGAGCAAGAACAAGCAAGGCGTCCAGCGCGTGAGCACGGCTCACAGCCGGTTGGTGCCTCCCATGGCGACCAAGACCACCAGCAACGTGTTGAGCCGCGCCGTGAATGTCCTCGGTACACCTTATCGTTGGGGCGGCAGCAGCCCAAGTAAAGGTTTCGATTGCAGCGGCCTGGTGAAATACGCCTTCAACGACTCCACGTTCGACCTGCCGCGCACGTCTAATGCAATGGCGGCCGGCCACGGCGAGAAAGTCGAGCGCAAGGACTTGAAGCCCGGCGACCTGATTTTCTTCAAGCTCAAGAGCCGCCGGGTCAACCATGTGGCCATCTACCTGGGCAACGACCGCTTCATCCACGCCCCTCGCCGTGGCAAATCGGTGACCATCGACACGCTGAACAAGCCGTATTGGAACACCCATTACGTGGTTGCCAAGCGGGTGCTGCCGAAAGAACCGGGTGCGATGCGCGTGGTTCAGCGCTGATCACCGGCCCCTGTGGCGAGGGGATTTATCCCCTCGCCACAGGGCTTGCCTTGCGCCCCTCTAGAAATTGTCCGGCGTACGCGCCCGCTCCCGCGCGTGCTCGCGGCTGATCAATCCCTTGTTCAGCAGCTCCTTCAGGCACATGTCCAGCGTCTGCATCCCCAGCGAGCCACCGGTCTGGATCGACGAATACATCTGCGCGATCTTGTCTTCCCGGATGAGATTGCGGATGGCTGAGGTGCCGAGCATGATTTCGTGCGCCGCGACCCGGCCGCCGCCGATCTTCTTGACCAGCGTCTGGGAAATCACCGCCTGCAACGACTCCGACAACATCGAGCGAACCATGGATTTCTCGTCACCGGGGAACACGTCCACCACCCGGTCGATGGTCTTGGCTGCCGATGTGGTGTGCAACGTACCAAACACCAAGTGCCCGGTTTCAGCGGCGGTCAGCGCCAGGCGAATGGTTTCCAGGTCGCGCATCTCCCCCACCAGGATCACATCCGGATCTTCACGCAGGGCCGAGCGCAGGGCCGTCGAGAACCCCTGGGTGTCACGGTGCACCTCGCGTTGGTTGATCAGGCATTTGCGCGGCTCATGGACGAACTCGATCGGGTCCTCGATGGTAAGGATGTGATGGTGCTTGTGGCTGTTGAGGTAGTCGATCATTGCCGCCAGGGTGGTGGACTTGCCTGAACCGGTCGGCCCGGTCACCAGCACGAGCCCGCGTGGGGCCTCGGTGATCTTGCGAAACACCTCGCCCATCCCCAGGTCTTCCATGGTCAGGACTTTCGAAGGGATGGTCCGGAACACCGCTCCCGCGCCACGATTCTGATTGAAGGCATTGACCCGAAACCGTGCCACGCCCGGCACGTCGAAGGAAAAATCGGTTTCCAGGAATTTTTCGTAATCCACTCGCTGCCGGTCATTCATGATGTCGTAGATCAATTCATGGACCTGCTTGTGGTCCAACGCCGGCAGGTTGATCCGCCGCACATCGCCGTCGACACGGATCATCGGCGGCAGCCCGGCAGACAAGTGCAGGTCCGACGCCCCTTGTTTGGCGCTGAACGCCAGCAGTTCAGTGATATCCATAGCGCTCCTCAATTCCAGTAGAATGCCGCGAACCTCAGACCCGCTGGCCTTTCTTTATGACCACGATAGCAGACAACATTGCTCAGGTTAGATCGCGCATCCATGCGGCGGAACAGGCCGCGCAGCGCACCGGACACAGCGTTCAACTGCTGGCCGTGAGCAAGACCAAGCCCGCCCAGGCCCTGCGCGAAGCCTATGCCGCCGGCCTGCGTGACTTCGGCGAGAACTACCTGCAGGAAGCACTGGGCAAACAGGCCGAACTGACCGACCTGCCCTTGATCTGGCACTTCATCGGCCCCATTCAATCGAACAAGACGCGCGCTATCGCTGAACATTTCGACTGGGTGCATTCCGTGGATCGCTTGAAAATTGCACAGCGTTTGTCCGAGCAGCGGCCAGCCGAGCTGCCACCGTTGAACATCTGCATCCAGGTCAACGTCAGCGGCGAAGCCAGCAAATCCGGCTGCACGCCCGCAGACTTGCCCGCCCTGGCAAACGCCATCAGTGCCTTGCCGCGCCTCAAGTTGCGCGGGTTGATGGCCATTCCCGAACCGACCGACGACCGCACCGAACAGGATGCCTCATTTGCCGCCGTCCAGCGCCTGCAAGCCAGCCTGGACCTGCCCCTGGATACGTTATCGATGGGCATGAGCCACGACCTCGAATCCGCCATTGCCCAAGGCGCCACCTGGGTGCGCATCGGTACTGCGCTGTTCGGGGCTCGCGACTATGGCCAATCGCCCAGCTGACTCACTCACTTTTTATAAGGACCCGTCATGAGCAACACGCGTATTGCCTTTATCGGCGCCGGCAACATGGCCGCCAGCCTGATCGGCGGCTTGCGGGCCAAGGGCCTGGAAGCTGCGCAGATTCGCGCCAGCGATCCGGGTGAAGAGACCCGCAACCGGGTGAGCGCCGAGCACGGCATCGAAACCTTCGCCGACAATGCGAAGGCCATCGATGGCGCGGACGTCGTAGTGCTGGCGGTCAAGCCGCAAGCGATGAAAAGCGTCTGCGAAGCCCTTCGCCCGAATCTACAGCCGCATCAACTGATCGTGTCGATTGCCGCCGGGATTACCTGCGCGAGCATGAACAACTGGCTCGGTGCCCAGCCGATCGTACGCTGCATGCCCAACACCCCAGCGCTGCTGCGCCAGGGCGTCAGCGGCCTGTTCGCCACCGAACAAGTGACCACCGCGCAACGCCAGCAGGCCGAACAATTGCTATCGGCCGTGGGCCTGGCAGTGTGGCTGGACACCGAGCAGCAACTGGACGCCGTCACCGCCGTCTCCGGCTCGGGCCCGGCGTATTTCTTCCTGCTGATCGAAGCCATGACCGCCGCCGGCGAAAAACTCGGCTTGCCACGGGAAACCGCTGCGCAATTGACCTTGCAGACTGCTCTCGGCGCCGCGCACATGGCGGTGTCCAGTGATGTCGATGCGGCGGAGCTGCGTCGCCGCGTGACCTCGCCGGCCGGCACCACGGAAGCGGCCATCAAATCATTCCAGGCTGGCGGCTTCGAAGCCCTCGTGGAAAAAGCACTCGGCGCCGCCGCGCACCGCTCGGCCGAAATGGCCGAACAACTGGGCCAATAAGGAGCCATTCATGATTGGATTGAACACTGCAGCGGTCTATGTCCTGCAAACCCTCGGCAGCCTGTACCTGCTGATCGTGCTTATGCGCTTCGTGCTGCAACTGGTGCGCGCCAACTTCTACAACCCGCTGTGCCAATTCGTCGTCAAGGCTACCCAGCCACTGCTCAAGCCGTTGCGCCGGATCATTCCGAGCCTGTTCGGCCTGGACATGTCTTCACTGGTGTTGGCGATCCTGGTGCAGCTGGCGCTGATGGCCCTGACCCTGCTGCTGACCTACGGCACCACCGGCAATCCGCTGCAATTGCTGATCTGGTCGCTCATTGGTGTGACTGCGCTGTTCCTGAACATATTCTTCTTCGCGATGATCATCAGCGTGATCCTGTCCTGGGTCGCGCCGGGCAGCCACAACCCAGGCGCCGAGCTGGTGAACCAGATCTGCGAGCCGGCCCTCGCGCCGTTCCGCCGCATCGTGCCGAACCTGGGTGGCCTGGACATCTCGCCAATCCTGGCGTTCATGGTGATCAAGCTGATCGACATGCTGGTGATCAACAACCTGGCGGCGATCACCATGATGCCGGAGATCCTGCGGGTGCTGATCTAAAGCACGCTGCAACTTTTCCTGTGGCGAGGGGGCAAGCTTCCTCGCCACAGATAGATCCAGTCACCACAGGGTTTGTATCAGCGGACAATCAGCGCCGCCGTTTGCTTGCCGCCTGCCACAGCGGTCTTTAGACTTACGCCTCATTTCAACGAGAGCAGGGTCGATGCCAGCTGCCTTTCCCCCCGATTCCGTTGGTCTGGTGACGCCGCAAATGGCGCATTTCAGCGAGCCCCTGGCCCTGGCCTGCGGCCGTTCGTTGCCAGCCTATGACCTGATCTACGAAACCTACGGCACCCTCAATGCCACGGCGAGCAACGCCGTGCTGATTTGCCACGCCTTGTCGGGGCATCACCACGCCGCCGGCTACCACAGCGCCGACGACCGCAAGCCCGGCTGGTGGGACAGTTGTATCGGTCCGGGCAAGCCCATCGACACCAACCGTTTCTTCGTGGTCAGCCTGAACAACCTCGGCGGTTGCAACGGCTCCACCGGCCCGAGCAGTATCAACCCGGAGACCGGCAAGCCCTTCGGCGCCGATTTCCCGGTGTTGACCGTGGAAGACTGGGTCCACAGCCAGGCGCGCCTGGCCGACCGCCTCGGCATTGGCCAATGGGCGGCGGTGATCGGCGGCAGCCTCGGCGGCATGCAGGCCCTGCAATGGACGATCACCTACCCGGACCGCGTGCGCCATTGCCTGGCAATCGCCTCGGCGCCCAAGTTGTCGGCGCAGAACATCGCCTTCAACGAAGTGGCGCGCCAGGCGATCCTCACCGACCCCGAATTCCACGGCGGTTCGTTCCAGGAACACGGCGTGATCCCCAAGCGCGGGCTGATGCTGGCGCGGATGGTCGGGCATATCACTTATCTGTCCGACGATTCCATGGGTGAGAAATTCGGCCGTGGCCTCAAGAGCGAGAAGCTCAACTACGACTTCCACAGCGTCGAATTCCAGGTCGAAAGCTACCTGCGTTACCAGGGCGAGGAGTTCTCGGGACGTTTCGACGCCAACACCTACCTGCTGATGACCAAGGCGCTGGACTACTTCGACCCGGCGGCGAACTTCGACGATGACCTGGCGAAGACCTTCGCCAATGCCACCGCCAAGTTCTGCGTGATGTCGTTCACCACCGACTGGCGCTTCTCCCCGGCCCGTTCGCGGGAGCTGGTGGACGCGCTGATGGCCGCGCGCAAGGACGTCTGCTATCTGGAAATCGACGCCCCCCAGGGCCACGACGCCTTTTTGATCCCGATCCCGCGCTACCTGCAGGCGTTCGGCAACTACATGAACCGTATTACGCTGTGAGGACGCCATGAGAGCCGATCTGGACATCATCCAGGAATGGATCCCCGCCGGCAGCCGCGTGCTCGACCTGGGCTGCGGCAACGGCGAACTGCTGACCTGGCTGCGCGACAACAAGCAAGTCACCGGCTACGGCTTGGAAAACGACCCGGACAACATCGCCGAATGCGTGGCCAAGGGCATCAACGTCATCGAGCAGGACCTGGACAAGGGGCTGGGCAATTTTGCCAGCAACAGCTTCGACATCGTGGTCATGACCCAGGCCCTGCAAGCCGTGCATTACCCGGACAAGATCCTCGGCGAAATGCTGCGCGTCGGTCGCCAGTGCATCATCACCTTCCCCAACTTCGGCCACTGGCGCTGCCGCTGGTACCTGGCGAGCAAGGGGCGGATGCCGGTGTCGGAGTTCTTGCCCTACACCTGGTACAACACACCGAACATTCATTTCTGTACGTTCGAGGATTTCGAAGAACTGTGCCGCGAGCGCAAAGCCAAGGTCATCGACCGTCTGGCGGTGGACCAGCAGCACCGCCACGGGTGGGCCAGCAAGCTATGGCCTAATCTGTTAGGTGAAATAGGCATCTATCGGGTCAGCAGCCCGGGCCTCGCCGACCACCGGGTCGCCGTATGAGCACCAGCCTTTTCAGGAGCACGACATGAAACGTCTAGCGTTGCTGTTAATCACCACCTGCCTGAGCGTCGGCGCCATGGCCGCCGATGTCATCAAGGCCGAGCGCAAGGAAGTGTTCGGTGACGTCACCGTGCACTACAACACGTTCAACTCCACCTTCCTGACGCCCGACATCGCCAAGGCCGCCGAGTTGATCCGCAGCAAGAACCAGGGCGTGATCAATGTCTCGGTCATCAAGGGCGGCAAGCCACTGATCGCCCAAGTCAGCGGGACGGTGAAGGACTTGACCAGCAAGACGGTCCCGCTCACCTTCCGCCAGATCACCGAAGCCGGCGCGATCTACTACATCGCCCAATACCCGGTGGACCAGCAGGAAACCCGCACTTTTGAAATCAAGGTGCAGACGGGCGACAAGATCAACACGATCAACTTCAACCAGGAACTGTTCCCGGGCCAATGATGAACCTTACCCAACTCGTACTGGCCAGCCACAACGCAGGCAAGCTCAAGGAACTGCAGGCGATGCTCGGCGGATCGGTGCAACTGCGCTCGATCGGCGAATTCAGCCAGGTCGAGCCGGAAGAAACCGGCTTGTCGTTCGTCGAGAACGCCATCCTCAAGGCCCGCAATGCAGCACGCATCTCCGGCCTGCCGGCGCTGGCCGACGATTCCGGCCTGGCGGTGGATTTCCTCGGCGGCGCGCCAGGCATCTATTCGGCCCGTTACGCCGACGGCAAAGGTGACGCGGCGAACAACGCCAAGCTGCTCGAAGCCCTCAAGGAGGTGCCTGAAGCCGAGCGCGGCGCACAGTTCGTTTGCGTGCTGGCCCTGGTGCGCCATGCCGACGATCCGCTGCCGATCCTCTGCGAAGGCTTGTGGCACGGGCGCATTCTCACTGAAGCCAGCGGCGAGCACGGTTTCGGGTACGACCCATTGTTCTGGGTACCGGAGCGCAATTGCTCCAGCGCCGAGCTGGGACCGGTGGAAAAGAACCAACTGAGCCACCGCGCCCGCGCCATGGCCCTGCTGCGTCAACGCCTGGGCCTGCAATGACCACCGACTCTCCCGCACCGCTGATCCACGGCGGTGCACAAACACCTCGGGCGCCGCTGCCGGTGCTGCCGCCCCTGGCGTTGTACATCCACATCCCGTGGTGCGTGCGCAAGTGCCCGTATTGCGACTTCAACTCCCACACCGCCAGCCCGCAGTTGCCGGAAGAGGAATACGTCGACGCCCTGTTGGCCGACCTCGACCAGGACTTGCATGCGGTCTACGGTCGCCCGCTGAGCTCGATTTTTTTCGGAGGAGGCACCCCGAGCCTGTTCAGCGCCCAAGCCCTGGGCCGATTGCTCAAGGGGGTCGAGGCGCGGATACCGTTCGCCCAGGACATCGAGATCACCCTGGAAGCCAACCCCGGCACGTTCGAGCAAGAAAAATTCCTCGCCTACCGGGCGCTGGGCATCAATCGCCTGTCCATCGGCATCCAGAGCTTCCAGCAGGCCAAGCTAGAAGCGCTGGGCCGGATCCATAACGGTGACGAGGCGGTGCGCGCCGCCGGCATGGCTCGCCAGGCCGGGTTCGATAACTTCAATCTCGACTTGATGCATGGCCTGCCCGACCAGTCCCTCGAAGACGCGCTGAGCGATCTGCGCCAGGCTATCGCCCTCAAGCCCACCCATTTGTCCTGGTATCAGCTGACGCTGGAGCCGAACACGGTGTTCTGGAACCAGCCGCCGACCTTGCCGGAAGACGACACGCTGTGGGACATCCAGGAAGCCGGGCAAGCCCTGCTCGCCAAACACGGCTACGCCCAATACGAAGTCTCGGCCTATGCCCAGCCCGGGCGAGCGGCGCGGCACAACCTCAATTACTGGAGCTTCGGCGACTTCATCGGCATCGGCGCCGGCGCCCACGGCAAGCTCAGCCATCCGGACGGGCGCATCGTGCGCACCTGGAAGACCCGCTTGCCCAAGGATTACCTCAACCCGGCCAAGCGTTTCCTGGCCGGCGAAAAAAACCTCGCCAACGAAGAGCTGCCATTCGAGTTCCTGATGAACGCCCTGCGCCTGACCGCAGGCGTGGAAGCGCGGCTGTACCCGGAGCGCACCGGGCTGCCACTTCAAAGCCTGGCCGAAGGCCGGCGCGAGGCCGAACAAAGTGGGTTGTTGCAGGTCGAACCGTCACGTCTGGCGGCGACCGAGCGCGGACAGCTGTTTCTCAACGACTTGCTGCAGAAATTTCTGAGCTGATCAATACAAGGAAATCGAATGGATCTGGTACTCGACCTGCTCGCCACCGTGTCCCGCTGGAGCCGCAGCAACCTGTCGGAAATCTCCCTGGCATTGGTAGGTTGCTTGCTGGTGCTGTTTGGTGCCGATATCAAGGGCTGGGTCGAACAACGCCTGGGCAGCATCGCCGGCGCGTTGCGCGTCCCGCTGATTGCCCTGCTGTGCATGATCGGCAGCGGCGCCGCGTTGATCTACGCCACGCCGTGGATCGTCCGGGGCTTGAGCCAGTTCAACAACTACAGCCTGGCGCCGGTATTGCTGGTGGTATTGGTGTTGATTGGTGTGGTGGCGGATCGGCGCTGAACCCCGCCTACACCTCAAAACAATGTGGGAGCGACGGTTCGGCGCTCCCACAGTTTTTATCGCGCGGTGTTTAGGACAGCTTCTCGAACTTCAAATCCCAAACCCCGTGCCCAAGCCGTTCGCCACGGCGTTCGAACTTGGTGATCGGCCGTTCGGCCGGGCGCGGCACGCACTTGCCGTCTTCGGCCAGGTTGCGATAACCCGGGGCGACGTTCATGACTTCCAGCATGTATTCGGCATAGGGTTCCCAGTCGGTGGCCATGTGCAGCACACCGCCGACCTTCAACTTGCTACGCACCAGCTCGGCGAACGACGCCTGGACGATCCGGCGCTTGTGATGGCGGCTTTTGTGCCACGGATCCGGAAAGAACAGCATCAGCCGGTCGAGACTATTGTCAGCCACGCAGCGGTTGAGCACTTCGATGGCATCGCAATCGTAGACCCGCAGGTTGGTCAGCCCTTGAGTCAGGACGCCATTGAGCAGCGCACCCACGCCCGGACGATGAACCTCCACGCCAATGAAATCCTGCTCCGGCGCGGCAGCCGCCATCTCCAACAGCGAGTGGCCCATGCCGAAACCGATTTCCAGCGAGCGCGGCGCTGAGCGGCCGAAAACCTGGTCGAAGTCGACCGGTGCGTCCGCCAGAGGCAGGACGTACAGCGGAGCGCCCTGCTCCAGGCCGCGTTGCTGGCCTTCCGTCATGCGCCCGGCGCGCATCACGAAACTCTTGATGCGGCGGTGCTGGCGCTCTTCGCCGTCTTCCGGAAGGACCGGCGTGTCGTTCGATTCAGTCATCAATGGCTCTTACTTGATCAGACCATCCAGCGGCGAGGACGCGCTGGCGTATAGTTTTTTCGGCATACGACCGGCCAGGTACGCCAGGCGACCGGCGACAATGGCGTGCTTCATGGCTTCGGCCATCAGGATCGGCTGCTGGGCGTGGGCGATGGCCGAGTTCATCAGCACCGCTTCGCAACCCAGCTCCATGGCGATGGTGGCGTCGGAGGCAGTACCGACACCGGCATCCACCAATACCGGGATCTTGGCTTCTTCCAGGATGATCTGCAGGTTGTACGGGTTGCAGATCCCCAGGCCGGTGCCGATCAGGCCGGCCAGCGGCATCACCGCGATGCAGCCGATTTCCGCCAGTTGACGGGCGATGATCGGGTCATCGCTGGTGTAGACCATCACGTCGAAACCTTCCTTGACCAGGGTCTCGGCAGCCTTGAGGGTCTCGATCACGTTGGGGAACAGGGTTTTCTGGTCCGCCAGCACTTCCAGCTTCACCAGGTTGTGGCCATCGAGCAGCTCACGGGCCAGGCGACAGGTGCGCACGGCCTCGATGGCGTCGAAGCAACCGGCAGTGTTCGGCAGGATGGTGTAGCGATCCGGCGGCAGGATATCCAGCAGGTTAGGTTCGCCCGGGTTCTGGCCGATGTTGGTGCGGCGCACGGCCACGGTCACGATCTCGGCGCCCGAGGCTTCGATGGCCAGGCGGGTTTCTTCCATGTCGCGGTATTTGCCGGTGCCTACCAGCAAGCGCGACTGGTAGGTACGACCGGCCAGGACGAAGGGCTTGTCGCTACGAACGATGCTCATGGGAAATCCTCTGTAGGGGTGAGGTTCTTGCGAAAGGCTGCGAAACCGAGGCGCCTAGCCGCCGCCGATGGCATGGACCACTTCGACGCTGTCGCCATCGTTCAACGTGGTGTCGGCATGCTGGCTGCGCGGGACGATATCCAGGTTGAGTTCCACTGCGACACGGCGTCCGGCGAGTTCCAGACGGGTGAGCAGGGCCGCAACGGTTTCGCCGTCGGGCAGTTCAAGGGGTTCGCCGTTCAATTGAATGCGCATGCCGGATGCCGCCATCATTTTTAGGGGCTGGCATTCTAGCCCGATCAGTCTGGACGACCCAAGCCATTCGTCATGAAATGGACTTGCTGGTCAGCTCAGCCGCCAGGCGGCAAGGCCCAGGCACAGCCAGCCAATCAAAAACGCCACGCCGCCGAACGGGGTGATGATGCCCAGCTTGCTGATCCCGGTGAGCGTCAGCAAATAAAGGCTGCCGGAGAACAGCAGGATGCCGACCACAAACGAAATCCCGGCCCATGTGACGATACGGCCAGGGATGTGCGTAGCCAACAATGCGACGCCGAGCAGCGCCAGTGTATGCACCAGTTGGTAGGTAACCCCGGTGTGGAAAATCGCCAGGTAATCGGCGCTCAGGCGGTTTTTCAGGCCATGGGCGGCAAATGCTCCCAGCGCGACGCCGGTGAAGCCAAAAAAAGCCGCCAGCATCAGAAAGCTACGCAACATGGGAACTCCAGTCAGACTCGGTGGGCAGGGTCTGTATAATGGCCCGCTCGACGGGTTCGGCCAAGCCATCTCTATGCTGCGTACATTGTTTCGACGATTTCTCAAAGCCCTGCTCTGGTTCGCCGTCGGCAGCGTTGTGCTGGTGCTGCTGTTTCGCGTGGTGCCGCCGCCGTTCACCGCGCTGATGATCGAGCGCAAGGTTGAGTCCTGGTTCGGCGGCGAGCCGATCGACCTGCAGCGTGACTGGCAGCCTTGGGACCGGATCTCCAACAGCCTCAAGGTCGCTGTGATCGCTGGCGA
This genomic interval carries:
- the rdgB gene encoding RdgB/HAM1 family non-canonical purine NTP pyrophosphatase — translated: MMNLTQLVLASHNAGKLKELQAMLGGSVQLRSIGEFSQVEPEETGLSFVENAILKARNAARISGLPALADDSGLAVDFLGGAPGIYSARYADGKGDAANNAKLLEALKEVPEAERGAQFVCVLALVRHADDPLPILCEGLWHGRILTEASGEHGFGYDPLFWVPERNCSSAELGPVEKNQLSHRARAMALLRQRLGLQ
- the trmB gene encoding tRNA (guanosine(46)-N7)-methyltransferase TrmB, whose product is MTESNDTPVLPEDGEERQHRRIKSFVMRAGRMTEGQQRGLEQGAPLYVLPLADAPVDFDQVFGRSAPRSLEIGFGMGHSLLEMAAAAPEQDFIGVEVHRPGVGALLNGVLTQGLTNLRVYDCDAIEVLNRCVADNSLDRLMLFFPDPWHKSRHHKRRIVQASFAELVRSKLKVGGVLHMATDWEPYAEYMLEVMNVAPGYRNLAEDGKCVPRPAERPITKFERRGERLGHGVWDLKFEKLS
- a CDS encoding YggT family protein produces the protein MIGLNTAAVYVLQTLGSLYLLIVLMRFVLQLVRANFYNPLCQFVVKATQPLLKPLRRIIPSLFGLDMSSLVLAILVQLALMALTLLLTYGTTGNPLQLLIWSLIGVTALFLNIFFFAMIISVILSWVAPGSHNPGAELVNQICEPALAPFRRIVPNLGGLDISPILAFMVIKLIDMLVINNLAAITMMPEILRVLI
- the metX gene encoding homoserine O-succinyltransferase MetX, with the protein product MPAAFPPDSVGLVTPQMAHFSEPLALACGRSLPAYDLIYETYGTLNATASNAVLICHALSGHHHAAGYHSADDRKPGWWDSCIGPGKPIDTNRFFVVSLNNLGGCNGSTGPSSINPETGKPFGADFPVLTVEDWVHSQARLADRLGIGQWAAVIGGSLGGMQALQWTITYPDRVRHCLAIASAPKLSAQNIAFNEVARQAILTDPEFHGGSFQEHGVIPKRGLMLARMVGHITYLSDDSMGEKFGRGLKSEKLNYDFHSVEFQVESYLRYQGEEFSGRFDANTYLLMTKALDYFDPAANFDDDLAKTFANATAKFCVMSFTTDWRFSPARSRELVDALMAARKDVCYLEIDAPQGHDAFLIPIPRYLQAFGNYMNRITL
- a CDS encoding NINE protein, whose translation is MNSYQQEAIRDTHSKVIGYLLWIFGFTGAHRFYYGKPVTGTIWFFTFGLLGIGWLIDLFLIPAMDREADLRFTPGPIEYSVAWILLTFLGVLGVHRMYQGKWLSGILYLLTGGVFFLGVLYDFWTLNDQVSIRNAQKRGAFH
- a CDS encoding C40 family peptidase — protein: MRPFFKTWLTLCLLLPLAAHATNREQRLPNINGYTPKSHVSAPSSKNKQGVQRVSTAHSRLVPPMATKTTSNVLSRAVNVLGTPYRWGGSSPSKGFDCSGLVKYAFNDSTFDLPRTSNAMAAGHGEKVERKDLKPGDLIFFKLKSRRVNHVAIYLGNDRFIHAPRRGKSVTIDTLNKPYWNTHYVVAKRVLPKEPGAMRVVQR
- the metW gene encoding methionine biosynthesis protein MetW, encoding MRADLDIIQEWIPAGSRVLDLGCGNGELLTWLRDNKQVTGYGLENDPDNIAECVAKGINVIEQDLDKGLGNFASNSFDIVVMTQALQAVHYPDKILGEMLRVGRQCIITFPNFGHWRCRWYLASKGRMPVSEFLPYTWYNTPNIHFCTFEDFEELCRERKAKVIDRLAVDQQHRHGWASKLWPNLLGEIGIYRVSSPGLADHRVAV
- the proC gene encoding pyrroline-5-carboxylate reductase, whose amino-acid sequence is MSNTRIAFIGAGNMAASLIGGLRAKGLEAAQIRASDPGEETRNRVSAEHGIETFADNAKAIDGADVVVLAVKPQAMKSVCEALRPNLQPHQLIVSIAAGITCASMNNWLGAQPIVRCMPNTPALLRQGVSGLFATEQVTTAQRQQAEQLLSAVGLAVWLDTEQQLDAVTAVSGSGPAYFFLLIEAMTAAGEKLGLPRETAAQLTLQTALGAAHMAVSSDVDAAELRRRVTSPAGTTEAAIKSFQAGGFEALVEKALGAAAHRSAEMAEQLGQ
- a CDS encoding DUF3392 domain-containing protein; the protein is MDLVLDLLATVSRWSRSNLSEISLALVGCLLVLFGADIKGWVEQRLGSIAGALRVPLIALLCMIGSGAALIYATPWIVRGLSQFNNYSLAPVLLVVLVLIGVVADRR
- a CDS encoding DUF4426 domain-containing protein, which encodes MKRLALLLITTCLSVGAMAADVIKAERKEVFGDVTVHYNTFNSTFLTPDIAKAAELIRSKNQGVINVSVIKGGKPLIAQVSGTVKDLTSKTVPLTFRQITEAGAIYYIAQYPVDQQETRTFEIKVQTGDKINTINFNQELFPGQ
- a CDS encoding YggS family pyridoxal phosphate-dependent enzyme; translation: MTTIADNIAQVRSRIHAAEQAAQRTGHSVQLLAVSKTKPAQALREAYAAGLRDFGENYLQEALGKQAELTDLPLIWHFIGPIQSNKTRAIAEHFDWVHSVDRLKIAQRLSEQRPAELPPLNICIQVNVSGEASKSGCTPADLPALANAISALPRLKLRGLMAIPEPTDDRTEQDASFAAVQRLQASLDLPLDTLSMGMSHDLESAIAQGATWVRIGTALFGARDYGQSPS
- a CDS encoding type IV pilus twitching motility protein PilT: MDITELLAFSAKQGASDLHLSAGLPPMIRVDGDVRRINLPALDHKQVHELIYDIMNDRQRVDYEKFLETDFSFDVPGVARFRVNAFNQNRGAGAVFRTIPSKVLTMEDLGMGEVFRKITEAPRGLVLVTGPTGSGKSTTLAAMIDYLNSHKHHHILTIEDPIEFVHEPRKCLINQREVHRDTQGFSTALRSALREDPDVILVGEMRDLETIRLALTAAETGHLVFGTLHTTSAAKTIDRVVDVFPGDEKSMVRSMLSESLQAVISQTLVKKIGGGRVAAHEIMLGTSAIRNLIREDKIAQMYSSIQTGGSLGMQTLDMCLKELLNKGLISREHARERARTPDNF
- a CDS encoding thiazole synthase, with the protein product MSIVRSDKPFVLAGRTYQSRLLVGTGKYRDMEETRLAIEASGAEIVTVAVRRTNIGQNPGEPNLLDILPPDRYTILPNTAGCFDAIEAVRTCRLARELLDGHNLVKLEVLADQKTLFPNVIETLKAAETLVKEGFDVMVYTSDDPIIARQLAEIGCIAVMPLAGLIGTGLGICNPYNLQIILEEAKIPVLVDAGVGTASDATIAMELGCEAVLMNSAIAHAQQPILMAEAMKHAIVAGRLAYLAGRMPKKLYASASSPLDGLIK
- the hemW gene encoding radical SAM family heme chaperone HemW, which produces MTTDSPAPLIHGGAQTPRAPLPVLPPLALYIHIPWCVRKCPYCDFNSHTASPQLPEEEYVDALLADLDQDLHAVYGRPLSSIFFGGGTPSLFSAQALGRLLKGVEARIPFAQDIEITLEANPGTFEQEKFLAYRALGINRLSIGIQSFQQAKLEALGRIHNGDEAVRAAGMARQAGFDNFNLDLMHGLPDQSLEDALSDLRQAIALKPTHLSWYQLTLEPNTVFWNQPPTLPEDDTLWDIQEAGQALLAKHGYAQYEVSAYAQPGRAARHNLNYWSFGDFIGIGAGAHGKLSHPDGRIVRTWKTRLPKDYLNPAKRFLAGEKNLANEELPFEFLMNALRLTAGVEARLYPERTGLPLQSLAEGRREAEQSGLLQVEPSRLAATERGQLFLNDLLQKFLS